CTGGTAGGTGGCCCGCCGCAGCTCGCCCAGCGCCGCCGCGTACAGCGCGGACACCACCCGCTCGGGCAGCCCCCGCTCGGCCGCCACCGTCTCCAGCTCCCGCCACAACCGCACCGTGTAGTCCACCCGTGCCTGGATCGTCTGCGCCTGCTGATGGTGCGCCGAGAGGACGAACCGCAGCCAGGTGTGACAGTCGGCCTCCGGCCGGAACGTCTCCCCCCGGCTCTGCAGCGCCTGGTAGTACGCCAACGTGTTGATCTCGTGGCCGAGCCACTCCTCGATCGAGGAGAACTCGGCGGCCACCACTCCGTCCCGCGCCAGCACCAGCGTGTGCAGGCAGCGCGACATCCGGCCGTTGCCGTCGCGCCATGGGTGGATCGAGACCAGGTTGAGGTGCGCCATCGCTGCGCGGACGAGGGCCGGCTGGTCGAGGTCGCCCGCGTTCAGCCAGTCCACCAGCTCCTCCATCAGGCCGGGAACCAGTTCCGGGTCGGGACCCGTGTAGGCCGGACGCAACGGATCAGAGCTGGTCACGAAGATTCCGCCGGTGCGGTAGCGGCCCGGCCACTTCGACATGTCGTATTTGGCGATCATGAAATGCAGCGTGGACAGCAGCGAGCGGTGATACTCGAAATCCGCGATGTGCGGCGCCTGCTGCACATAGGTCAGCGCGTCGCGATACCCAAGGATGGCTTTCTGGGTGTCGTCGGTGACGTCCACCGACATGGGCTGTC
The Catellatospora sp. IY07-71 DNA segment above includes these coding regions:
- a CDS encoding Fic family protein, giving the protein MLLQTPKLDTDDLRVLAEIDKMRDDLSIHVRARPHWTGQLRRQLTAAAIQGSNTIEKITVGMSDARAAVEGQPMSVDVTDDTQKAILGYRDALTYVQQAPHIADFEYHRSLLSTLHFMIAKYDMSKWPGRYRTGGIFVTSSDPLRPAYTGPDPELVPGLMEELVDWLNAGDLDQPALVRAAMAHLNLVSIHPWRDGNGRMSRCLHTLVLARDGVVAAEFSSIEEWLGHEINTLAYYQALQSRGETFRPEADCHTWLRFVLSAHHQQAQTIQARVDYTVRLWRELETVAAERGLPERVVSALYAAALGELRRATYQGDEELSRDQAIRDVQALVKNGLVRPKGNAVTRVYLIDGEAREAHLAAMDAVRKPMREPYRR